One Aegilops tauschii subsp. strangulata cultivar AL8/78 chromosome 7, Aet v6.0, whole genome shotgun sequence genomic window carries:
- the LOC109758144 gene encoding uncharacterized protein — MQMAATEQSKTATRTFGWLYVARWAVASVVTVLAVAVIVRAVVVMLHPEKLQLKLAGGRVAVDWIPSMPPPGNVVALNFVLRANNPSGRASVEYTNVTVRLTDVTSASSPSPTKIAEFDLSQSIPVLQRTAHEAMVRVTMTPGEDVPMRYVRALFEGRSVDGVEMMLRGVFHSHVAMASGDYVTTSDLATYYCWPVTIAVGGSSSSSSPDYASVVVTDAPCLDKSEAPAIV; from the coding sequence ATGCAAATGGCAGCCACCGAGCAGAGCAAGACGGCGACCAGGACGTTCGGATGGCTGTACGTGGCGCGGTGGGCGGTGGCGTCCGTGGTGACCGTGCTGGCCGTGGCGGTGATCGTTCGGGCCGTGGTGGTGATGCTCCACCCCGAGAAGCTGCAGCTGAAGCTCGCCGGCGGCCGCGTGGCAGTCGACTGGATCCCGTCGATGCCGCCGCCGGGCAATGTCGTGGCGCTGAACTTCGTCCTCAGGGCCAACAACCCCAGCGGGCGCGCCTCCGTCGAGTACACCAACGTCACCGTCCGGCTCACGGACGTCACGAgcgcgtcgtcgccgtcgccgacgaAGATCGCCGAGTTCGACCTGTCGCAGTCCATCCCCGTGCTGCAGCGGACGGCGCACGAGGCGATGGTGAGGGTGACGATGACGCCGGGCGAGGACGTTCCGATGCGGTACGTGCGGGCGCTCTTCGAGGGGCGCAGCGTCGACGGCGTGGAGATGATGCTGCGCGGGGTGTTCCACAGCCACGTAGCGATGGCCAGCGGGGACTACGTCACCACCAGCGACCTGGCCACGTACTACTGCTGGCCGGTGACCATCGCCGTCGGTGGCtcgtcctcctcgtcgtcgccggACTACGCCAGCGTCGTCGTCACCGACGCGCCGTGCCTGGACAAGTCGGAGGCCCCGGCCATCGTGTGA